One part of the Tachysurus fulvidraco isolate hzauxx_2018 chromosome 23, HZAU_PFXX_2.0, whole genome shotgun sequence genome encodes these proteins:
- the ttc29 gene encoding tetratricopeptide repeat protein 29, whose amino-acid sequence MATDVFSRKKTQFLPDINEKIPLKTSMQGTEMEKVDREKSKREKIQITTMSAEEIAQYRNSVVQNLCVSMLQEGFHLSFKEFFSLLQRWKADRLAAGPDSKLWLRRSLEEQNHKLEMLKEQLSRAEAAQRADQYVEVYECHLALAKFFSEPDDMWLREHFYQLSLEAAHKIRMDSGRREAEANANLAHLYLEQGDLELAQDHFEMFHQLAVGQSWQDESGNTHQSHACGSLCRVYTLLAQKQLQCGEYQVAIQLLKQAYEMSKGADDKKTEGEAAYTLGLAYQSTGDQTTAKQFLNMFMEISTELQDMESLGRAYKGIAKSLESEGKINDAVEHLQKYLDICQESNQPDNLQDAYMCLGSIHMSIAQYERSSEYFIQAYEMACRLDLNPCIQKSQVCVGNARAHAMLRAYTSHLQNNRPSNICTLLFWKETRGEVPPDYLESAGATLCS is encoded by the exons ATGGCTACAGATGTGTTTTCACGTAAGAAAACACAATTTCTTCCCGATATCAATGAGAAGATCCCTCTCAAAACCAG CATGCAGGGAACAGAAATGGAAAAGGTTGACCGAGAGAAATCTAAGAGAGAGAAGATCCAAATCACCACCATGAGTGCGGAGGAAATAGCGCA ATACCGAAACAGTGTGGTCCAGAATCTTTGTGTGTCCATGCTGCAAGAGGGATTTCATCTCTCCTTTAAAGAGTTTTTCTCTTTGCtgcagcgctggaaagctgaccGTTTAGCCGCTGGTCCAGACAGCAAACTGTGGTTGAGACGTTCTCTGGAGGAGCAAAACCACAAACTGGAGATGCTGAAGGAGCAGCTGAGCCGCGCTGAAGCTGCACAAAGAGCTG ATCAGTATGTGGAGGTGTATGAGTGTCATTTGGCCCTGGCGAAGTTCTTCTCAGAGCCAGACGACATGTGGCTGCGTGAGCACTTTTACCAGCTCAGCTTGGAAGCTGCTCACAAAATCAGGATGGACTCCGGCAGGAGGGAGGCTGAGGCCAATGCAAACCTCGCTCACCTGTATTTAGAGCAAG GAGACTTGGAACTGGCTCAGGACCATTTTGAGATGTTTCACCAGTTGGCAGTAGGACAGTCGTGGCAGGATGAGAGCGGAAACACACACCAGTCTCATGCGTGTGGAAGTCTGTGTAGGGTTTACACACTGCTGGCACAGAAACAGCTGCAGTGTGGAGAATACCAAGTGGCCATTCAGCTGCTCAAGCAGGCCTACGAGATGTCTAAAGGAG CGGATGATAAGAAGACGGAGGGCGAGGCAGCGTACACACTCGGACTGGCCTATCAAAGCACAGGCGATCAAACAACTGCGAAACAG TTCCTGAACATGTTCATGGAGATTTCCACTGAACTGCAAGACATGGAGAGCCTCGGCAGAGCCTATAAGGGCATTGCTAAATCTCTGGAGag TGAGGGTAAAATTAATGACGCTGTCGAGCATCTACAGAAATATCTTGACATCTGTCAGGAAAGCAATCAGCCTGACAATCTACAGGATGCTTACATGTGTCTGGGGTCCATACACATGTCCATA gCTCAGTATGAACGAAGTAGTGAGTATTTTATCCAAGCCTACGAGATGGCATGCCGCCTCGACTTGAACCCTTGCATTCAGAAAtcccaggtgtgtgtgggtaatgCCCGAGCTCATGCCATGCTGAGGGCCTACACCAGCCACTTGCAGAACAACAGGCCATCAAACATCTGTACACTCCTCTTCTGGAAAGAGACGAGGGGAGAAGTACCACCAGATTATTTAGAGTCTGCTGGAGCCACACTTTGCAGTTAG
- the LOC113641840 gene encoding trichohyalin-like isoform X2 yields MDKMAELANLLVLQEFMQNQIQFTDKMISSLTEIKTERNRLSPEESLEWSDDTETSLDEFQQRKGERRAVKRNTWQESEDARILQNEIYNLLSVKPLSEEERGELVNLRLKHRNRILKSAKAIGLEQHIEKCMCKIDNEASKRSSLQQKQRNGDVLYSETATGCSINRKMPKKPRKTVKFCLGEKEIQDMIQEATEKGKAEQKEQERIKKKKDLRKEREQESQRVQERLRDLERWVQTEEALKKLKRRMNVEMKMLKQELEIERDRKKKDANQVKKRQQCLKDKVRMLEKEIEETKRNVLSTSNTQRDRMERKTRSERQKGVAMGQRKRHEALDNYGRHFTSASFNGRRDYYLSHMDMDYREGLWQNIKRLVMAFFTQIWKGFRRVGSALRRIYRYR; encoded by the exons ATGGACAAAATGGCGGAATTGGCGAACCTTCTGGTTTTGCAGGAGTTTATGCAAAATCAGATTCAGTTCACTGATAAAATGATAAGTTCACTGACTGAGATCAAGACAGAAAGGAATCGACTTTCTCCTGAGGAGTCTCTAGaatggag TGATGATACTGAAACCTCCCTTGATGAG TTTCAGCAGAGAAAAGGTGAGAGACGGGCTGTGAAACGGAATACATGGCAGGAGAGCGAGGATGCGCGAATCCTGCAGAATGAAATTTATAATCTACTCAGTGTGAAGCCTCTGAGCGAGGAGGAACGAGGCGAGCTGGTAAATTTACGTCTAAAGCACAGGAACCGCATCCTGAAATCTGCTAAAGCTATCGGCTTGGAACAACATATTGAGAAGTGCATGTGCAAAATAGATAACGAAGCAAGTAAGAGAAGCTCTCTGCAACAGAAGCAGAGAAAC GGTGATGTGTTGTATTCTGAGACAGCGACAGGATGCTCAATAAACAGAAAGATGCCGAAGAAACCGAGGAAGACT GTAAAGTTCTGTttaggagagaaagagattcaGGACATGATTCAGGAGGCTACAGAGAAAGGAAAGGCTGAGCAAAAAGAGCAGGAgaggataaagaaaaaaaaagatttaaggAAGGAGAGGGAGCAGGAGAGTCAAAGAGTgcaagagagactgagagacttGGAAAGATGGGTGCAGACGGAGGAAGCGCTCAAGAAATTGAAGAGAAGGATGAACGTGgaaatgaaaatgttaaaacaggagctggagatagagagagataggaagAAAAAGGACGCAAATCAAGTTAAGAAAAGGCAACAGTGCCTCAAGGATAAAGTAAGGATGCTGGAGAAAGAAATCGAAGAAACGAAGAGGAATGTTCTGTctacatcaaacacacaaaggGATAGGATGGAAAGGAAGACACGGTCAGAAAGACAGAAGGGGGTGGCGATGGGCCAGAGGAAGCGACATGAAGCTTTAGATAATTATGGAAGACACTTCACTTCCGCTTCTTTTAATGGTAGACGGGACTACTACCTCAGCCACATGGACATGGACTATAGAGAAGGCTTATGGCAGAATATCAAGAGGCTTGTTATGGCTTTCTTTACACAGATCTGGAAAGGGTTTAGACGTGTCGGATCAGCTTTACGAcggatatatagatatagatag
- the LOC113641840 gene encoding trichohyalin-like isoform X1, whose product MDKMAELANLLVLQEFMQNQIQFTDKMISSLTEIKTERNRLSPEESLEWSDDTETSLDEFQQRKGERRAVKRNTWQESEDARILQNEIYNLLSVKPLSEEERGELGDVLYSETATGCSINRKMPKKPRKTVKFCLGEKEIQDMIQEATEKGKAEQKEQERIKKKKDLRKEREQESQRVQERLRDLERWVQTEEALKKLKRRMNVEMKMLKQELEIERDRKKKDANQVKKRQQCLKDKVRMLEKEIEETKRNVLSTSNTQRDRMERKTRSERQKGVAMGQRKRHEALDNYGRHFTSASFNGRRDYYLSHMDMDYREGLWQNIKRLVMAFFTQIWKGFRRVGSALRRIYRYR is encoded by the exons ATGGACAAAATGGCGGAATTGGCGAACCTTCTGGTTTTGCAGGAGTTTATGCAAAATCAGATTCAGTTCACTGATAAAATGATAAGTTCACTGACTGAGATCAAGACAGAAAGGAATCGACTTTCTCCTGAGGAGTCTCTAGaatggag TGATGATACTGAAACCTCCCTTGATGAG TTTCAGCAGAGAAAAGGTGAGAGACGGGCTGTGAAACGGAATACATGGCAGGAGAGCGAGGATGCGCGAATCCTGCAGAATGAAATTTATAATCTACTCAGTGTGAAGCCTCTGAGCGAGGAGGAACGAGGCGAGCTG GGTGATGTGTTGTATTCTGAGACAGCGACAGGATGCTCAATAAACAGAAAGATGCCGAAGAAACCGAGGAAGACT GTAAAGTTCTGTttaggagagaaagagattcaGGACATGATTCAGGAGGCTACAGAGAAAGGAAAGGCTGAGCAAAAAGAGCAGGAgaggataaagaaaaaaaaagatttaaggAAGGAGAGGGAGCAGGAGAGTCAAAGAGTgcaagagagactgagagacttGGAAAGATGGGTGCAGACGGAGGAAGCGCTCAAGAAATTGAAGAGAAGGATGAACGTGgaaatgaaaatgttaaaacaggagctggagatagagagagataggaagAAAAAGGACGCAAATCAAGTTAAGAAAAGGCAACAGTGCCTCAAGGATAAAGTAAGGATGCTGGAGAAAGAAATCGAAGAAACGAAGAGGAATGTTCTGTctacatcaaacacacaaaggGATAGGATGGAAAGGAAGACACGGTCAGAAAGACAGAAGGGGGTGGCGATGGGCCAGAGGAAGCGACATGAAGCTTTAGATAATTATGGAAGACACTTCACTTCCGCTTCTTTTAATGGTAGACGGGACTACTACCTCAGCCACATGGACATGGACTATAGAGAAGGCTTATGGCAGAATATCAAGAGGCTTGTTATGGCTTTCTTTACACAGATCTGGAAAGGGTTTAGACGTGTCGGATCAGCTTTACGAcggatatatagatatagatag